A window of the Oncorhynchus mykiss isolate Arlee chromosome 15, USDA_OmykA_1.1, whole genome shotgun sequence genome harbors these coding sequences:
- the LOC110489924 gene encoding mucin-5AC isoform X2 → MPAPKRQQTSQDPQTKRRKLDQNEVAMPSNKMTPASATSSKPHREGPSQRRNKKKSPAQRKDRNKPSKSGRHSSKTRSAQKATTRTKSNPPVKNAKLPKATSTSSNNPNSKGTLKRPAKISKTASTESDEELIRTRKPDCIRKYSNGDRGKRKGAQTNPNEAALPSDPVQMDHNYGIPPASRGSHSECDQSQTKGVAESTRSPESQRDVKMGTQASSMKASDPVPGQPEQVNQSSETQEMQGNSVTTPTDEVNESVETKPDTQIMSPAMLASSEKASDPILEQLNQSSEMQGDSGTTPTNEVNESVETKSDTQIMFPPAILASSEKASDPIPEQLNQSSETQEMQGDYVTISTDEVNESVETKPDTQIMSPPAILASSEKASDPIHEQLNQSSETQEMQGDYVTTPTDEVTESVETKPDTQIMSPPAILASSEKASDPIPEQLNQSRKMQGDSVTTPTDEVNESVETKPDTQIMSPLAILASSEKASEPIPEQLNQSRKMQGDSVTTPTDEVTESVETKPDTQIMSPPAILASSEKASDPIPEQLNQSRKMQGDSVTTPTDEVNESVEAKPDTQVMSPPAILASSEKASDPIHEQLNQSSEMQVVQEGSGTTPTVQVNESVESKLDACIKCADPVSEHRTKMQENATTTPAGLVKERLETKVNAEILSPPAKGLVAYSSSSDSESESEENERKAVEESRDVTMETQVSSEKVTDPVHEQVKQSCTSQQIQEDSMTTSTYEVSEGPMTAPSESVDTKLDTNIKYPSIEAFSEDASDPVPEQVNQICIEIEDMQKNSMTTSPDEVVEHLDTKDAKIDIPPPLEASFEETHTVEVSESAGTTLDAHIKGPHPATVHVMQSTEMREDSAPTPADQVSESLDTKLDIEVKSPPPVEVASEETSDNVSEQVKQSAERQEVQEDTMTIPTDKPLESLETMSGAKIKSPPLEALFSALKESSLCKHPLSDTMRSNVKEFLEVEDSLEIMNTDCDFGVTESIECTLDLETPIIVEDMEIGHCVVEVVGENGEDVDMDSDLEIIDNSKEVPEKTVQLTKGSEDECRLDNSEAGTERKGTHSSNQDSTNSVKKEVAKKTQCSPEKPKKQQMNPQARTKARLAALAEQKAAASKKASRQLNLLALCEEIADDIATDTMLLKTEEEDEQVVTVEAEPSKEPECPQPFTQTETVPIPPTPAGPKEPSTPVAPVAAVSAPAKPPAPETPQRRFFISQVTVPLKIHEKKKLTRFQRLRQVELQREKNMSWTMVKKLKSDQANQKMFPETEAKPAPPLLSTPAVAAPIPVTTTPSPPSASPAAPTVAAPCPTPAAASPAVTPKLEPPKVEPPKVTPSKGPTLRKRTLPAVPPPMPNGLKAQKAKPVAEYKPYKARPKYSFDDFQLDDEPKPTVQKAVLPTVQRAALRPTSTTIPRAAVTLTTAAKHEDSKTTGQKTAVPTMQKPGVPTGQKTAVPTMQKPGVPTGQKTAVPTGQNTAVPTGQNTALPTGQKTAVPTGQKKAVPTGQKTAVPTGQKTAVPTGQKTAVPTGQKTAVPTGQKTAVPTMQKTAVPTGQKTAVPTGQKTAVPTGQKTAVPTGQKTAVPTGQKTAVPTGQKTAVPTGQKTAVPTMQKTAVPTSQKTAVPTSQKTAVPTSQKTAVPTSQKTAVPTAQIPAVPTAQKPAVPTAQKPAVPTAQKPAVPTAQKPAVPTAQKIVVPNTQKTAPTVQKAVVTNPTVQKAVETPTLMPGNGKHEDSKLTVQKAEVLKPTVQKETSVPTLTPQTEQKAEASPTPKTAKDKDSIAPVSSPPFEETPRDSVDKDQCEEKPAVAEIKPASPEVKTEGTTTTESSDSVVVQSADNSSPLSDACLQKEIKKLKEADKDDNQTTTDAGQKHFGAVTCGVCGMLYSAANPEDESQHLHFHNQFISAVRYVGWKKERILGEYPDGKIILVLPDDPKYALKKVEEIREMVDNDLGFQQVETKCPSQTKTFLFISNDKKVAGCLIAEHIQEGYRVIEEAVPEGSEGEKVMFERQRAWCCSTDPEPALCGISRIWVFSMMRRTGIASRMIECLRNNFIYGSYLSKEEIAFSDPTPDGKLFATHYCGTSQFLVYNFVSGTRSDQPSLSVV, encoded by the exons ATGCCTGCCCCTAAAAGACAACAGACTTCTCAGGATCCTCAAACTAAGAGAAGAAAGTTGGATCAGAATGAAGTGGCCATGCCATCTAACAAAATGACACCAGCCTCTGCAACATCAAGCAAGCCCCATAGAGAAGGACCTTCACAGAGAAGGAATAAGAAAAAGTCCCCAGCACAACGAAAAGACAGAAATAAACCATCAAAGTCCGGCCGTCATTCCTCCAAGACAAGATCAGCCCAAAAGGCCACCACAAGGACCAAGTCCAATCCCCCTGTCAAGAATGCTAAGCTGCCGAAAGCCACAAGTACCTCATCAAATAATCCCAACTCTAAAGGAACCCTAAAAAGACCAGCCAAGATCTCAAAAACAGCTTCCACAGAGTCAGATGAGGAGCTTATCAGAACTCGCAAACCCGATTGCATCAGAAAATACTCTAATGGGGATAGAGGTAAGCGTAAAGGGGCACAGACTAACCCAAATGAAGCAGCCTTACCCTCAGACCCTGTGCAAATGGATCACAATTATGGTATACCCCCTGCATCTCGTGGTAGTCATTCTGAATGTGATCAAAGTCAAACGAAGGGAGTCGCAGAGTCCACCAGAAgcccagagagccagagagatgtAAAGATGGGAACTCAAGCATCTTCAATGAAGGCTTCAGATCCTGTACCTGGACAACCTGAGCAGGTGAACCAGAGCAGTGAGACACAGGAGATGCAGGGAAATTCTGTGACTACTCCTACAGATGAAGTTAATGAGAGTGTAGAGACCAAGCCTGACACACAAATAATGTCTCCCGCTATGTTAGCATCCTCTGAGAAAGCTTCAGACCCCATCCTTGAGCAGTTGAACCAGAGCAGTGAGATGCAGGGAGATTCTGGGACTACTCCTACAAATGAAGTTAATGAGAGTGTAGAGACCAAGTCTGACACACAAATAATGTTTCCTCCCGCTATATTAGCATCCTCTGAGAAAGCTTCAGACCCCATCCCTGAGCAGTTGAACCAGAGCAGTGAGACACAGGAGATGCAGGGAGATTATGTGACTATTTCTACAGATGAAGTTAATGAGAGTGTAGAGACCAAGCCTGACACACAAATAATGTCTCCTCCCGCTATATTAGCATCCTCTGAGAAAGCTTCAGACCCCATCCATGAGCAGTTGAACCAGAGCAGTGAGACACAGGAGATGCAGGGAGATTATGTGACTACTCCTACAGATGAAGTTACTGAGAGTGTAGAGACCAAGCCTGACACACAAATAATGTCTCCTCCCGCTATATTAGCATCCTCTGAGAAAGCTTCAGACCCCATCCCAGAGCAGTTGAACCAGAGCAGGAAGATGCAGGGAGATTCTGTGACTACTCCTACAGATGAAGTTAATGAGAGTGTAGAGACCAAGCCTGACACACAAATAATGTCTCCTCTCGCTATATTAGCATCTTCTGAGAAAGCTTCAGAACCCATCCCTGAGCAGTTGAACCAGAGCAGGAAGATGCAGGGAGATTCTGTGACAACTCCTACAGATGAAGTTACTGAGAGTGTAGAGACCAAGCCTGACACACAAATAATGTCTCCTCCCGCTATATTAGCATCCTCTGAGAAAGCTTCAGACCCCATCCCTGAGCAGTTGAACCAGAGCAGGAAGATGCAGGGAGATTCTGTGACTACTCCTACAGATGAAGTTAATGAGAGTGTAGAGGCCAAGCCTGACACACAAGTAATGTCTCCTCCCGCTATATTAGCATCTTCTGAGAAAGCTTCAGACCCCATCCATGAGCAGTTGAACCAGAGCAGTGAGATGCAGGTTGTTCAGGAAGGTTCTGGGACCACCCCTACAGTTCAAGTTAATGAGAGTGTAGAGAGCAAGCTTGATGCATGTATCAAGTGTGCAGACCCTGTATCTGAACATAGAACCAAGATGCAGGAAAATGCGACGACCACCCCTGCAGGTCTTGTTAAGGAACGTCTAGAGACTAAGGTCAATGCGGAAATATTATCTCCTCCAGCTAAAGGCCTAGTAGCATATAGCAGCAGTAGTGATTCCGAAAGTGAAAGTGAGGAAAATGAAAGGAAGGCAGTCGAAGAGTCAAGAGATGTGACAATGGAAACTCAAGTATCTTCAGAGAAGGTTACAGACCCTGTACATGAACAGGTGAAGCAGAGCTGTACGAGCCAGCAGATACAGGAAGATTCCATGACCACCTCTACATATGAAGTTAGTGAAGGTCCCATGACCGCCCCTAGTGAGAGTGTAGACACCAAGCTTGATACAAATATAAAGTATCCCTCTATAGAAGCGTTTTCAGAGGACGCTTCAGACCCTGTCCCTGAACAGGTTAATCAGATATGCATCGAAATAGAGGATATGCAGAAAAATTCCATGACCACCTCTCCAGATGAAGTAGTTGAACATTTAGATACCAAGGATGCAAAAATAGATATCCCTCCACCTCTAGAAGCGTCCTTTGAGGAGacccatacagttgaagtcagtgaGAGTGCAGGGACCACGCTTGATGCACATATAAAGGGTCCACACCCTGCAACTGTACATGTGATGCAGAGCACTGAGATGCGGGAAGATTCTGCGCCCACCCCTGCAGATCAAGTTAGTGAGAGTTTAGACACCAAGCTTGATATCGAAGTAAAATCTCCTCCGCCGGTGGAAGTAGCCTCAGAAGAGACTTCGGACAATGTCTCAGAACAGGTGAAGCAGAGCGCTGAGAGACAGGAGGTCCAGGAAGATACCATGACCATCCCTACAGATAAACCTCTGGAAAGTTTAGAGACAATGTCGGGTGCTAAGATAAAGTCTCCACCCCTAGAAGCACTTTTCAGCGCTCTGAAGGAGTCCAGTCTTTGCAAACACCCCCTGTCTGACACAATGCGCTCAAATGTCAAAGAGTTTCTGGAAGTAGAGGATTCCTTAGAAATCATGAATACAGACTGTGACTTTGGTGTGACGGAGAGCATTGAGTGTACCTTAGACCTGGAGACCCCGATTATTGTTGAGGATATGGAGATCGGTcactgtgttgtggaggtggTGGGAGAGAATGGGGAAGATGTGGATATGGATAGTGATCTGGAAATCATAGACAACTCTAAGGAGGTGCCAGAGAAGACAGTCCAGCTAACCAAAGGGTCTGAAGATGAGTGCCGTCTAGATAACAGTGAAGCTGGTACTGAAAGGAAAGGCACACATTCCTCTAACCAAGACAGCACAAATAGTGTCAAGAAGGAAGTTGCCAAAAAGACACAGTGTAGCCCGGAAAAACCTAAGAAACAGCAGATGAACCCTCAGGCCCGGACTAAAGCCCGACTAGCGGCGCTAGCTGAGCAAAAGGCCGCCGCCTCCAAAAAAGCGAGCAGGCAGCTCAACCTCCTTGCCTTATGTGAGGAAATAGCGGACGATATCGCCACGGACACCATGCTATTAAAgacggaggaagaggatgagCAGGTTGTAACGGTTGAAGCTGAACCCAGCAAGGAGCCAGAATGCCCACAGCCTTTCACACAGACTGAGACTGTCCCTATCCCTCCAACTCCTGCCGGGCCCAAGGAGCCCTCTACCCCAGTAGCACCCGTTGCTGCAGTTTCTGCTCCAGCCAAGCCCCCAGCTCCAGAGACACCACAGAGGCGCTTCTTCATCAGCCAAGTGACGGTGCCCCTCAAAATCCACGAGAAGAAGAAGCTTACCAGGTTCCAGAGGCTGCGGCAGGTGGAGCTGCAGCGAGAGAAGAATATGTCCTGGACCATGGTGAAGAAGCTCAAGTCCGATCAGGCCAATCAGAAGATGTTTCCGGAGACAGAGGCTAAACCTGCCCCCCCATTACTGTCCACTCCAGCAGTAGCAGCACCCATCCCAGTGACCACAACACCCTCACCCCCCTCAGCCAGTCCAGCAGCACCCACAGTAGCTGCACCCTGTCCTACCCCAGCCGCAGCCAGCCCAGCAGTAACCCCTAAGCTTGAGCCCCCCAAAGTTGAGCCCCCCAAAGTGACCCCAAGTAAGGGACCCACCCTTAGAAAGAGGACACTTCCAGCAGTACCCCCACCGATGCCCAACGGGCTGAAAGCTCAGAAGGCCAAGCCTGTGGCGGAGTATAAGCCTTACAAAGCCAGGCCCAAGTACTCTTTTGATGACTTTCAACTGGATGACGAGCCGAAACCCACAGTGCAGAAGGCAGTATTACCGACCGTGCAGAGGGCAGCATTGAGACCTACATCTACCACCATTCCGAGGGCAGCAGTGACACTTACGACAGCGGCCAAACATGAG GACTCAAAAACTACCGGCCAGAAGACAGCAGTGCCTACCATGCAGAAGCCAGGGGTACCTACCGGCCAGAAGACCGCAGTACCTACCATGCAGAAGCCAGGAGTACCTACCGGCCAGAAGACGGCGGTACCTACCGGCCAGAATACGGCGGTACCTACCGGCCAGAATACGGCGTTACCTACCGGCCAGAAGACAGCAGTACCTACCGGCCAGAAGAAGGCGGTACCTACCGGCCAGAAGACGGCGGTACCTACCGGCCAGAAGACGGCGGTACCTACCGGCCAGAAGACGGCGGTACCTACCGGCCAGAAGACGGCGGTACCTACCGGCCAGAAGACGGCGGTACCTACCATGCAGAAGACGGCGGTACCTACCGGCCAGAAGACGGCGGTACCTACCGGCCAGAAGACGGCGGTACCTACCGGCCAGAAGACGGCGGTACCTACCGGCCAGAAGACGGCGGTACCTACCGGCCAGAAGACGGCGGTACCTACCGGCCAGAAGACGGCGGTACCTACCGGCCAGAAGACGGCGGTACCTACCATGCAGAAGACGGCGGTACCTACCAGCCAGAAGACGGCGGTACCTACCAGCCAGAAGACGGCGGTACCTACCAGCCAGAAGACGGCGGTACCTACCAGCCAGAAGACGGCGGTACCTACCGCGCAGATCCCGGCAGTACCCACCGCGCAGAAGCCGGCAGTACCCACCGCGCAGAAACCGGCAGTACCCACCGCGCAGAAGCCGGCAGTACCCACCGCGCAGAAGCCGGCAGTACCCACCGCGCAAAAAATAGTTGTACCTAACACTCAGAAGACCGCACCAACTGTGCAGAAGGCAGTTGTGACAAATCCAACAGTGCAGAAGGCAGTAGAGACACCGACCCTTATGCCCGGAAATGGCAAACATGAG GACTCCAAACTCACTGTACAGAAGGCAGAAGTGCTTAAACCCACTGTCCAAAAGGAAACCTCGGTACCTACACTTACCCCTCAAACTGAGCAGAAAGCGGAAGCATCACCTACGCCCAAAACTGCCAAAGATAAG GATTCCATAGCACCAGTGTCTTCCCCTCCCTTTGAAGAGACCCCACGAGATTCTGTTGACAAGGATCAGTGTGAAGAAAAGCCTGCTG TTGCTGAGATTAAACCGGCATCCCCAGAGGTCAAGAcagagggcacgacaacaacGGAGTCCTCTGATTC TGTGGTCGTGCAATCAGCAGATAATAGCAGTCCCCTCTCTGACGCATGTCTGCAGAAAGAGATAAAAAAACTAAAGGAGGCCGACAAAGATGACAATCAAACCACCACT GATGCAGGGCAGAAGCACTTTGGAGCGGTGACCTGCGGTGTGTGTGGGATGCTGTATTCCGCTGCCAACCCGGAGGATGAGTCCCAGCACCTGCACTTCCACAACCAGTTCATCAGTGCTGTCAGATATGTG gggtggaagaaggagaggattCTGGGAGAGTACCCCGATGGCAAGATCATCCTTGTCCTTCCAGATGACCCCAAATATGCACTGAAGAAG GTTGAGGAGATCAGAGAGATGGTGGACAATGACCTGGGCTTCCAGCAGGTGGAGACCAAGTGTCCCTCCCAGACCAAAACTTTCCTGTTCATCTCCAATGACAAGAAGGTGGCTGGGTGCCTGATCGCTGAGCACATTCAAGAG